One genomic window of Paenisporosarcina antarctica includes the following:
- the cysK gene encoding cysteine synthase A, which yields MARVGNSIADLVGHTPIVKLNRLTGPDDAEVYLKLEFFNPSSSVKDRIALSMIEAGEREGKLKLGDTIIEPTSGNTGIGLAMIAAAKGYKSVLVMPETMSMERRNLLRAYGADLVLTPGPDGMKGAIAKATELAEENGWFMPQQFNNLANPEVHRLTTGPEIVEAMDQLDAFISGIGTGGTITGAGEVLKNNFPGIEIVAVEPKDSAILSGGQPGPHKIQGIGAGFVPEVLNTEVYDSIIQVSNEDAYEAARKTAREEGILGGVSSGAAVYAALEVARRLGKGKKVLAILPSNGERYLSTPLYQFDEK from the coding sequence ATGGCACGCGTAGGGAATTCGATAGCAGATTTAGTAGGACATACGCCGATTGTGAAATTGAACCGCTTAACCGGACCTGATGATGCAGAGGTTTATTTAAAGTTAGAATTCTTCAATCCAAGCAGTAGTGTAAAAGATCGTATTGCTCTTTCAATGATTGAAGCGGGTGAACGAGAAGGTAAGTTAAAACTAGGTGATACGATTATTGAACCAACTAGCGGTAACACAGGTATTGGTCTTGCAATGATTGCTGCAGCCAAAGGTTATAAATCGGTACTTGTTATGCCTGAAACAATGAGCATGGAGAGACGCAATTTATTACGTGCATACGGTGCGGACTTAGTGTTGACGCCAGGTCCAGACGGGATGAAGGGTGCGATTGCCAAAGCAACTGAACTCGCTGAAGAAAATGGTTGGTTTATGCCACAACAATTCAACAACTTAGCAAATCCAGAAGTACACCGTTTAACAACAGGTCCAGAAATTGTAGAAGCGATGGATCAATTAGATGCTTTCATATCAGGAATTGGCACAGGGGGAACGATAACTGGCGCGGGCGAAGTATTGAAAAACAACTTCCCGGGTATTGAAATAGTGGCAGTTGAACCAAAAGATTCTGCCATTTTATCAGGTGGTCAGCCTGGGCCTCATAAAATTCAAGGAATTGGCGCAGGTTTTGTGCCTGAAGTCTTGAATACCGAAGTTTACGATAGCATCATTCAAGTTTCAAACGAAGATGCATATGAAGCAGCACGCAAAACAGCACGTGAAGAAGGTATTTTAGGTGGTGTTTCATCGGGTGCAGCTGTGTATGCTGCCTTAGAAGTAGCGCGCAGACTAGGTAAAGGTAAAAAAGTTTTAGCTATTCTCCCTTCAAATGGAGAACGTTATTTAAGCACACCCTTATACCAATTTGATGAAAAATAA